The sequence below is a genomic window from Harmonia axyridis chromosome 1, icHarAxyr1.1, whole genome shotgun sequence.
cgaatttcaatattttctcatttattcATCTACTCTATAATTTTGAAGTCGGAATGAAACAATTCTTGAATTCCACAAATTTATTGTTGAGATCAACTGATACCTACAATATTGTTATCAGTTAAAACGTAGAATTACCTGACAAAGCTTCAGTGAGTGCGTAAAACTTTCctaatattcaaatatgtggAAATCaagttttgtttcatttcatccgTTTCTTTTACTAGAATGCCCATTTCAACGGATATAATTCGGAGTCTTTCGAAAAACTGTCGATTAGATCGAACGATCATTCTCTTCTCATGTCTGTTTAGCAAACGTTCTAAGATCTGCACCTGACGATAGCCACTGCAAGAGCAGTCTAAATTCACAATTCTGATCGATGAGAACTATTGAAAATGAAGATTTGAAATGCGTTTTACGTAATACGATTTGATCGTACGATAGAAACGAAAGATCGAGGTCTGACGATCGTGAATTTGACTACACACGTTCAGTTCAAAGCTTGTATCTCCCAAaagtgaagaattaaaaaaaagtctAGCGAAAACTTGGGACTGTCTATCTGATCGGCCGATCCTGACTGAAGATCTCAAACTGAAGAACATCGCAGAGTGAGTAGTCAAGAAAAAACTGACGATCTGACAGTTCTAATTGACAAGTGACCGGTACTTGAAAAGGCCCTTTGACTCTTTCAAATCACTTCTTCGATCGATGTCATGTTAAAAAAAGCAAAAACTCTGATGCGTTAGTTTTTGCACGCTTCTGAACTTTCTGCACAATCATCTATCTATATATCGTAGGTATAattgaatcttgaaataatatttatatatctatatagaTTTTATCGTGAATTTaaacttcgaaaattttatattgatcatTGACGTTGGTTCGAAATGATTTTGTGATAATTTGGCCCAGTCGTTGGGATGAGATGAATGGTAATCCTTTACTGACCTCTACAGAACTGACTCATTGAGAAAATCGTAAATTCAATCATGTGATCTTAAAATATTAGTAGTTTGAGGACTTACTATACATGGTGTCCTAGATAAGGCGTAACAAACTGGTAAGTTAGATAGTATGTACTAACGAAAATAAGAACAAATATCCTACAAATTAAAAtacaatacaatgaaaaaaatttttgaagtatTCGAGAACAATTCGCGAAGTACAATTTCTTGTATCGAAATCAATGGTTGTCATTTTAAATGGCTGCTATAATctgatttttgtttcaaaatcaataaaaatcccGTTAATTTGAAACGGATGATAATGAATTACCCAAATCGGATCGCATAAATTCTCACACTTCGACACCGTTGGGAATTAttggaaaaagtttttttttcaatttgaccaccctgtatctcaaaaatgaTAACAGTTCTCAGCAAAattcttcattaatttcattgatGTTATTATCTTGTTTGTTACGTCTActttgagacaccctgtatctatTGATATTGTGTTACATCAATTATAATAACTTTACGCACATTTTTCCTAATCGAACTGATTGTGAATATTTCCAAATTGATATGGATTATACTGTAGATTTTCAACTAAGTAGCCTTTGAAATGTTCTTTGCAGTTATAACTTACTATCATCATTGTGTACATCTAAAAAATCTTGCAATCAATTATAATTTGCAACTCGCTCTGTACCTACTAGAAAACTAGGCCGTTCTCAGCTCGAAAAAACTTTGTTATAAGTGTTCTATAAAATAACGTATCTGTCCTTATATGTGCATTATCACTACTTATAGAAAGacaatttcataaattttaattatagCAGATCATCGAAATTTTGTTAATTCACACATTGTTCATCATTTTTACCATATTATATTGTGGTTGAATATTCCGTCATTTGTTATTTTGTAATTTCAATGTGTTCAAGTGAACACATCAGGCATGTTGAATGTACCTATACTGGTACAGGAATAGGTGCGATAAATCAATTTAGTCTAAAATAAAACGCTAAAGTGTAAACGTGATAATTTGACGTATCAGCTAGTTTTTACATACCTTTTTACACCCTTCTTTGAGTGTCATGTTACTGAATTCATaagttcaataaaaatttcttcCCAACAATTTGGTTTATTGACTACTATGCCAACTGAGATTTAATGTCTACATCTAATTGATCATTAACTACCTAGGTATATCATTGTAATCCTTCTCCTTCTTCATTTGTAGCCAATATAACTCAGATTAGGCATTGAAATGACAAAAGTATGTACTGGCCTAAAGCCTAGAGCTTTTGTCCACAATATAAGATGCCACCAATTCtttgcatataataataataaaataatgtacctacatttcatgaattcatgGAAATTAAGAGTgagtctcaaaaaaaaaaacatattgaaatacaaattttagtattttttctgtttgtCTGTACAAGCTAATATCCAGAACATCTTCACAGATATTATTGAGATTCTACAGTCAGAAGTCAGATTGCGAGCAGGTTGACGCTACAGCTTTGTTGTAAGATAGTTATTGAAGAATGTGTGATGAAAATGGTGAAAGACAAAAACAGAGCCCCAAATACATTtaagcgcatccaccatattcaACATCagattcatggaaatattctatCCCTCTTTGGAAGAGTACTGTCTCAATCGAGAGCATACAAATTCTGAATCATAACTAAAATGTCTAAAATAAATCAGTCATCTCATATCAAATTACATACAAAGAAAGACATtaagaaatgaatgaaaatatgaacGATAAATGATAATCAATATCCAAAGTGCTCATAatgacatttttcaaataattatattttgaaaatttcattttcaatcaaATGATTGTCCGGTttgtatgaaataaaaattttattccctaATTCCGAAAAATAAATGTGAATAATTGCCTACTGGTTGATTAtgtatttttcccttcttcTTTAGGAAAAATTTAAGCATGTACGTTATTTTCAGCtagtttttgataataataagaATCAAATTCATTGAGATTTATAACTTATATAATTACAATAGGAATGGTGAGCTTTAACCGAATGTTACTCTTACTACAAATCATTAACGGCTAAATAAACTGACATATATCTAATACGATTTacggatgaaataaaaaacgtatttcccagcaattaaaattcaaaatatatttttgaaaatatagaaatataacGAGACTTCTAAAGTTAGTGGGTTATGTCTTAACTTAGAGCATACCTTGATTGTGATTCtgtgaaaattaaaattataatcacATCTTAGGTGGTGAACGCTCAAATTATTCAAATCGAAGGCGAATAGTTATTTTTATTACCTTTGTCGACattgaaagaatttttcaaaCGGCTAGTGATCTCAATACCAAAAGATGGTAATGCATTAATGCAATAGGGAACGTGGCCATTACACTGAGCATTCATCATTGACATTTGTAACCGTTATTGGAGAAATGTCATGTAAATTTGAACGAGTTTCTGCTGTTAgtgtttgaataaataaaattaacttGGGAAAAGTTTGAAAAGCTGATATTATTAACATCATAAAAGATTGAGGTTTTCGCGTTTTTGCCTAGGTAAGATCCAAAGTTGATTTTTTCACTTTATTTCGTCTGCTTATATCTACTACCTCAGTTTATGAGAGGTTTGATGAGCCTAGGAAGCTTGGAACAACATTATGTAAACTATCGTCTAGtattttgtttatattcaaatgattaaATTTTTTAGGTATCCAATTAAAATGCCGAGGACCAGACAAGTAGTAAAAAATCAGGATGTAACTCACAAGGAATCTTTACTTCCTGAAAAAAGAGAGCTTCCTGTGGAAATGTTTCAAACCTATAAAGAAATATGTAAGCTTCCATATGACAATTCGGCATTGAATAATTAACAACAATTAAATAATCATTTTGTTTCTTATAGATGAAAAGACAAGACAAGAATTggtaaaccaaaaaaaaatacaaattgtaAATATCAAGTTAATGATGAAACAAACAAGACTGGCAATTCCCATAACTGCAAGaaacaaaacttcaaaagaatTGGTATGtattgatgaaaatttaattgCCAAAAATTTTAGTTCGGATCTACTTATCGTCCTCCTAATTCATCATCTATTTTACAGAGAGAAAAGAAAATGAATTGGAATACAATTTCTTCTTTGAATCACTGCTCTGTTCTCAATAGTATAGTACACACAGAAGATCCTTATGTTAAGAAGAAATCCTCAGATGATGGTTAGTATAAATGtctttgtgaaaaaaaattagcttcaatgtttcatatttaaTCTCAAATGttttatctgaaaatctgatGACACCAATACTCTTATAGAAGTCTTATTCGAGATGGACGATTTTTCAGCAATTTAATTTAGACGTTGGAAACATTTTTTGTCATCTGTGCATTATTAGAATATTAGAGCTTGCGTTtaagtgaatattttcattatatttcctTCTTAATCTGTAGATCAAATAATTTAGGAAATTCAAGTGCCCCCATTCATACTGTCACCTCTTATACAATAGCTATTGTAGTTGTTTTTAACCCGCCATTTTTCTCATATACTAACCGGGTTGGGTCTTGTCTAGGGTATCTGACATCTGACTCAGCAACTGAAAATTCAGGTGGAAGGAGAAAGACTAGATCTTCAAGCAGGACTAGATCATCCAGCTCAGGATCCAATAGAACCTCCCGATCAATGATGAGGAATATACCATCTGTAACTTCAACTGCAATAAAGTCAAATAGGAAATCTAGGTCTGCGTCAAGGACTAACACTATCAGTAGAAAGATCCAGAACAAATTCACAACTCcaataaataacaagaaattAGAAAACTTCGGAATGGTCACCCCCAAGGTAATAAcgactatatttagtggaaaattAGAACGAACCcatgaaattttattcattaattattaattaatcatttgaaCCTTGAAATATTGTTCATTCAACTCAAATATTGAATGCAAACTCCTATAAATCACAATTTAGTTAAACCAAAATATGCTTTCTAGGCGATACATAATTATGTTCAATAGATTCAAGACaattttcttgatgaaaactaactgtttttccataaatttttgGTATAGTcaaacttctggttgaatggctacgtcaacaaacaaaaggagtgaagctaatcctcacgtgtatgttgaaacaccggtacatctagaaaaattgactgtttggtgcgctttatgggctggtggaatcattggtccgtacttcttcaaaaacgatgatggccagaacgttacagtcaatggtgatcggtatagagccatgattactaactttttcattcctgaattgaacaaccatgatgtccaggagctgtggttccaacaagacggcgcaacatgtcacacagctcgtgccacaatcgatttattgaaagacacgtttggtcaccgcctaatttcacgttttggtcctgtgaattggcctcccagatcttgtgatttaacaccgctagacgtctttctgtggggctatgtaaagtcattggtctatgcggataagccacaaagccTTGACCatgtggaagacaacattcgccgtgttattgccgatatacggccacaaatgttgaaaaaagtcataaaaaattggacgtccacattggactacatccgagccagcagtggcggtcatatgccagaaatcatatttaaaatgtaatgccacaagattatcttgcggataaataaaattcatatcaatcgaataatccatctttgttttattgcaatttaaagttctatagctctaaaaaaaacaccctttatatgtggTGCACTCATCGAAATCTCTATTacatatgaaaatttatttttcatttcatttttattttgttccaTCCAGATGAAACCAAACACCCCCTCTGTTGTTTTGAGGCGGCCACAACAAGGAGAAATTGCAATTTCTCTCAGTGGAAGTCCATTGATGACAACTGCTATGGTATCAGAGACAACGGCAAATGTTAACATACCTCTAGCCGATGGCAGAATGATTAATATCCAACCAATGAGAGGTATAAGACAATCACAAATTCCTGATTTAGATCCAGAAATCCAAAAACAATTAAGGACCTTGAGAGACAATTTGGATAAAGTTTGTCAATATTCCAAAATAAAATAGGGACATTTTTTAAAGATGCAGGTTTGCGAATCTTGTGACTCATTTTGTGTGTTCTCCACAGTTGATTGTTATATATGGTTATCTTTGTATGAACATTTGTATTATTTTCTCATGACGTATTCATTGTGTATTTTTACCCATTATAAGATTTTAAGGGAAAtgattgttttttatatttgctGAGAGCGTTTAACAGATTTTCCATAATATAATAGCACAAGTTTCAATTGTACTGGATTAGTGATACGAAGATCAAACCGATAATATTCTGCTAACTTCAACTGGAGGTTTCACAAAGCTCAttggtttcaattttgaatttatagtaaaaaaaaatcaccaaaataaattttgtgaaacacatgaattgtttattttttctaatttacgCTGTTATGTTGTTGTATGTGAAGAGGTTTTCatgtaattaatttattcataatttttttttgctatatCCAGTCAATTCCAAAAACAACAGTGTTAAATAATCACTATTGTAAAGTATCAATATcagctgaaaaaaatttaagatctttgaatgtaaaacaacttcaattttgattaaatttgttatcatttttgaaatattcttatacatgaaatattttataaaaaaacactgcaaaatTGTGTACCAAGagttattatttccttctatatgaTAAATACCTAAAAAACAGTTTgagaagtttaaaaaaaatcttgGATCTGTAGATTTGAACCTAGGTATCAATAACGGAAAAATAGTTCTAAGCAACAGAGCTTTGCAGTAAGGAAGAAATTTATAACTACAGAGGTTAAGAATTTGCAATAACAAGCATTGCATTTTAGTATCAATAATCAATGCATGTTCTTAAGATCTGTTGTAGAATTTCAGAGATATGATTTATTATAGTTGAATCATTGATTTTTCCCTTTCAAAAAGAATAAATTTTGTCTTTAGCTAGGAAAATTTTGTGGAGCAATAGAGTTTTGTACAAAACCCTAtagtttgaaagaaaaatatacatatttcaaaatgagaacTAAAATCtacatttttttccaatgaTTCCGAAGACTTCTTATCAGAAATGCCATAGCCGGCATTAGTGGTAAAACCTTAGACTATAAATCAGACTTATATAGTCTAAGGGTAAAACGGTGAAAGTGCCTTTTCCTATTACTTTTTTTGATGATAGGGGTCctgagaaatgaaaaaatctaaattgtTGCACTACATTTATTTCCAGTTCGGGAACCTGATCATTGAATAAATGACAAATAAACTTCAAGGATTAGAATCATtcaatataaacattttttttatcaaaaagtTCTATAGATTAAAACCTAAATCACatgtcaatgaaataaatataacctGGCAAAATGGGAAATGACATCTGTGGAGCGTTTTATTTATGGAAACCACAGAACATATACCTTTATCCTCTATGATCCATGGTTATGCCGCCAATTTTGGTCGTAAGTTCCAGAATATTGATGTTGTGCATTTTCATCACTGAACAGGAAAACCTTattcaaaatgttgaaatatgTACTAATATCCAATATTATTCTTTGAtcactattaaaaaaaaactgttttattCATTGATAATATGTATATGTACATTACTATTGAATATTTGGAGTCCATTTAGCCTTATAATCGAATTCTATTctatgaatatttgtttttctcCGACTTTAAACAACTTTCTGTACGAATTGTTAGATAATTAGTTTATTATAGGTCATTACTTATTTTTCTAACTATCTCTATAATTTAGAAATAGTATCATCTGAAAATCTGTCGTTTAACATCTATTATGAATAGGAGATAACAACATTTTAATCTATTAAAGGCGCATACTTTGTAAGTTGAAATATTGTAACACTAGAAGAGTACCtacaattgatatttttctgttaCATTATTCAGTAGTAGTTAAATGGAACAGAAAGATGGCTAGTGCACCTGAAAACAATGTTGAAGCTGCCCAAATTTTTACCGGAGAAATTAGTAAGTATACCTATGTAATCTTAaaagttttcaaatttgaattcattatgCTGTCACAGAAATAGTCATTATGAAGGATTGTCGCATTTTTTGATTGTTCAGTTGGCACAACAAAAGGTAAGTACTGTATACTCACGCGCTGCATTTGGGGTGTTAACTATCAACCAGTTTGCTTACGGTGATTTATTTCGTTAATTCAACTCAAGGATAAAATATTGGAAAACGATGAACTACCTTGAATTATACAAATTCAATATTGGGAGCCTAGGAAATGACCACACATTTTCTTGAGATGGCTGCGGTTGACTTTTATTCCCAAACTCTCAATTCACTTATTcactttaaaaattcaaattttccattgTTATTTTCATTACACACTcctatttgataaatttttccacctcattattcattatattttgtcCAGATACTCTTTTATAACATTTTATACTGTATCACCATTAggtttataaatattttcataaattatgtcATTCAATTCGCTCATaggatttttcttttgaattactTTCTTTTTTGTCTTCTAATTTATATACGCATGTCCTCCATTGGCTCCATTCTCTTTCTTTTCTTAGTTTTTTTTCCACCATTTCTGTCAAATCTCCTGTATTCTTTTCTATttcttagaattttttttatattctttttcaatcttTCCGTTTTCACCTGGACCTCGCTtgcttttttcattattattattcttaaaatcgatgacataaaaaataaatcaccTTCTCTAGGTGTTCGAAATAAGTTAAATATTGAATGTCTTCAGTTATCTGAGATACCCATAGATCCATTAGATTATATTATTACTTATCAACTTCAAGACTTCATCAGATCGTCAACTCATTAATTTAATTACTCTGATGTGAAGTATGTAAATTTGGTTCAAGCgtttaaataattattcaattctttgGAATGTggttttcagtattttgatGAGGCAAGTACCTATACAGTGTGTCCACGATAAAGTATAGATATCGTTATGACTTGGGAAATGGTAGATTGGCTAaattcctagcctcgctacgCAGTCAAACTTCTTTGCTActgagttgaacatataatttttcagattattaattacaattcccacaatattttaatttttcctgtagtgataaattaaaacgaaatttgatataaatagcaatttttggaattgttattggttgctatggaaatgcatatgtccataataattatagtttgacaacttatgaaatatctgtcagtttttttttggtaaaataacgaatgaatatatttataatatggACAGTGATGGCGACTTAAAAGTACTTACtccctccagaaataaggaaggtggcaaaaaatattgattgacaGAAAATGTTGTATGTTTTATTGGCATTGAGAATAATTACTTTGCTGCcaaggcaggaaaagtaatactttgctggttgatatgtgtctgcaaaatcaatatttgctgtcaatcggggAAAAAAGGACCCCGCACGATTCTTATGgcaaatggctttccgtgaatttggctgaatttttgatatgttgtagttcttgataaactgtcagaagtgtccatagccacatagctcaaaaatggacagttttcgagatatggagctttgaaaatggattttttgcaattttcggggtttttgctcatcaatcggggagctctcatttctgatTGGGATGgcatttggatgttcggcggccagaacccgactgagaaatgatcttccttggttatatcaggcaccgccatcgataattttttatacactgctccacattggctatgaaatgagagacaaaatccaagatcttccatacatcttttcatgccacaagataacgccagaataattcactattgatgtcatttacatattatATGGGATTtatttctcacaaatctcgataatctgacaatggggtgccaagacattttcctcagaatgtctcgaaattgatgatagcatctcacagacaaacgaatccgcgAAAATGtatgcagttttgatacaatatagtactacccgggtagaatatagaagtccaagtgttggaagcaaactatgaatggaacttccgatattaacccacgaactcttgaaaatacaatttttttatgaactttttgaacttcatacATACAAATGAATAtctactatctaataatatgaatgttactctcattattatattgtttttgattgatctactcattaattttgccaacgatcatattattaaatagtattcattcgtatgtgtgaagttcaaaaagtctataaaaaaaaatagtattttcaaaaattcgtgggttaatatcggaagttccattcatagtttgcttccaacttttggacttctatattctacccggatagtactatattgtatattgtataaaaactgcagacattttcacggattcgtttgtctgtgagatgctatcatcaatttcgagacattctgaggaaaatgtcttggtaccccattgtcagattatcgagatttgtgagaaacaaatcacatataatatgtaaatgacatcaatagtgataacaattgttatccctaaggatatatgattatgattttcccattttcccccattacagctcgcggtgcctggttatcaacattttggctaacatattggATATTagtggacatcagatatatgaggattcagttattatggtctctcttaaaaaaatctcacaatatgtcgtttctcggtcagaTGTATGGAacatcttggattttgtatctcattttatagccaatgtggagcagtgtataaaaaattatcgatggcggtgcctaatataaccaagcaAGATCATTTCTccgtcgggttctggccgccgaacatccaaattccataccaaccagaaatgagagctccccgattgatgagcaaaaaccccgaaaattgcaaaaaatccattttcaaagctccatatctcgaaaactgtccattgtTGAGCTATGTGGctatggacacttctgatcagtttatcaagaactacaacataccaaaaattcagccaaattcacggaaagccatttcccaaaAGAAACGTGCGGGATCCTTTATGTTCATAAGGAGAGACTATttatcttctttttgtatatgttTACAGGTGATATTTTCGGATGCCTACTGGATGAAGGGCAAAGCAGCGAAAGTAATCAAGTACCAATGGTTGAATTCATAGAAAGTAGACAATTGTGGCAATTGATTCTACGAAAAATAAACGAGCAACCGCAACTTCTGGAAAACAATTTACGCATCAAAGTGTTAGTGATGAATTTGTTGAGAGATGTTACTGAAGCCGTCAATAATATAGCGACGTCACGTGTTTGAACTTTTTTCACGAGGAAAATAGATAAATGAAATTGTATATACCATTTTTAATAAGATATTGTGCACTTAAATGTTGTAAAAAATAGATGAATGAaatttgtaaataaaaaaaagaagaatttaggtacctattacaaaattttaaaatatttaggTTATTCTTTTTTGAGATATTGTT
It includes:
- the LOC123688933 gene encoding borealin isoform X1, producing MPRTRQVVKNQDVTHKESLLPEKRELPVEMFQTYKEIYEKTRQELVNQKKIQIVNIKLMMKQTRLAIPITARNKTSKELREKKMNWNTISSLNHCSVLNSIVHTEDPYVKKKSSDDGYLTSDSATENSGGRRKTRSSSRTRSSSSGSNRTSRSMMRNIPSVTSTAIKSNRKSRSASRTNTISRKIQNKFTTPINNKKLENFGMVTPKMKPNTPSVVLRRPQQGEIAISLSGSPLMTTAMVSETTANVNIPLADGRMINIQPMRGIRQSQIPDLDPEIQKQLRTLRDNLDKVCQYSKIK
- the LOC123688933 gene encoding borealin isoform X2 yields the protein MPRTRQVVKNQDVTHKESLLPEKRELPVEMFQTYKEIYEKTRQELVNQKKIQIVNIKLMMKQTRLAIPITARNKTSKELREKKMNWNTISSLNHCSVLNSIVHTEDPYVKKKSSDDGGRRKTRSSSRTRSSSSGSNRTSRSMMRNIPSVTSTAIKSNRKSRSASRTNTISRKIQNKFTTPINNKKLENFGMVTPKMKPNTPSVVLRRPQQGEIAISLSGSPLMTTAMVSETTANVNIPLADGRMINIQPMRGIRQSQIPDLDPEIQKQLRTLRDNLDKVCQYSKIK